One window from the genome of Entelurus aequoreus isolate RoL-2023_Sb linkage group LG04, RoL_Eaeq_v1.1, whole genome shotgun sequence encodes:
- the LOC133647710 gene encoding zinc finger protein 37-like, which produces MYLALQNIGFAAPHSKDHVADKKLVNIQKANCPLPERTSAAMPNYLWTAFRAQISTTMDTVLRSAVLEITEIFSKCMREYCMELTAKDEMIALLEMKLQTTQHLLKERMDAGGCDATAAGDTTPKCDDEQEGEDKEALVTSCEMPSEVPAECSLEDVTKDSSTVCPVRLRHFSIPLQPCPLPLGKSKLQSRQRSKNATKKGSLLKKSPKDSEDKHLTKGSLLKKSPKDSDSRHLTKGEQRRHLPGRKHKRLLPDDNKEASLERPVKTACRRSARRLAGEEQQHPAGDKTPGAESGTSLTVEQVTDDKTTELDVKWMAPIEDPEELELSNGPSQGADCNWAPNKVQSKLPWQDMGERCGTGFICLVCRKQVASRLGLIAHFRIHTGEKPVHCHTCPMAFRTSSQLCRHNKRMHPALKGPAS; this is translated from the exons AAAGGACATCCGCAGCGATGCCAAATTACCTGTGGACAGCGTTCAGGGCCCAGATAAGCACAACTATGGACACAGTCCTCAGATCCGCCGTGTTGGAGATCACAGAAATCTTTTCCAAATGCATGCGTGAGTATTGCATGGAGCTGACGGCCAAAGACGAGATGATAGCCCTGCTGGAGATGAAGTTGCAGACAACGCAGCATTTGCTGAAGGAACGCATGGACGCAGGCGGATGTGACGCAACAGCAGCGGGCGACACCACACCAAAGTGTGATGATGAGCAGGAAGGGGAGGACAAAGAGGCCTTGGTAACTTCATGTGAGATGCCATCTGAAG ttcctGCTGAGTGTAGCTTGGAGGACGTGACCAAAGACTCCAGTACTGTTTGTCCCGTTAGACTGCGCCACTTCTCCATTCCACTGCAACCATGTCCACTCCCACTCGGCAAAAGTAAG CTGCAGAGCCGCCAGCGTTCAAAGAACGCAACAAAAAAAG gttctttgctaaaaaaaagtccaaaagaTTCTGAGGACAAACATCTGACAAAAG gttctttgctaaaaaaaagtccaaaagaTTCTGATAGCAGACATCTGACAAAAGGTGAGCAAAGACGTCATTTACCAGGAAGAAAACACAAAAGGTTGCTCCCGGATGATAATAAGGAGGCAAGTTTAGAGCGACCGGTGAAAACGGCGTGTCGCAGAAGTGCGAGACGTCTAGCAGGAGAAGAGCAGCAGCACCCGGCGGGAGACAAGACACCGGGAGCAGAAAGCGGAACAAGTCTGACTGTAGAACAGGTGACAGATGATAAAACAACAGAGCTTGACGTCAAGTGGATGGCACCGATAGAAGACCCCGAGGAACTAGAGCTGAGCAACGGTCCAAGCCAAGGAGCAGATTGCAACTGGGCTCCAAATAAAGTCCAGAGCAAACTGCCATGGCAGGACATGGGTGAGCGGTGTGGCACTGGCTTCATCTGCTTGGTGTGCAGGAAGCAGGTGGCCAGCAGGCTTGGCTTGATTGCACACTTTCGCATCCACACGGGGGAGAAACCCGTCCACTGCCACACGTGTCCCATGGCCTTCCGCACGTCCTCCCAGTTGTGCAGGCACAACAAGAGGATGCACCCTGCCCTCAAAGGACCTGCGTCTTAG
- the LOC133647709 gene encoding zinc finger protein 691-like: protein MSLEVGGAYPQVHVFGGGRNHYPLNGLGKMDDVRSAFHAQLAAVMDSLLAAAVCQIGKIFESSLCEQQVELAHKTREISILLGRLDQEERKGGEADHALDTSTGAGMHAEPDDGNDFSISELKTEFTCHDDQDLIKHTSPLRDLPHPPLGSFMVEVPEGSPVIGDQRKTGPLTGSHIKAESSPWYQERPMADHQPQPDQASPPFRCSPPPDPSLAQHRDWSSVLEGTRGEACGLEGLPTNSFSCSSPAGSRTTTDTTKLRSNTSAKEDGPFVFHENQNSNQRSAHQSQQDQSQVLSQWGRSGDRIDPINSSRQSNSQLLKAVQAHPLNFTGASAGGSGRPYNCPYCTKSFTYPSHHRRHLLRHTGVRLHPCQLCDKSFLTPSELTIHTRTHTGERPFGCVQCGKRFARSGNLRAHQRDVHMRKRPFACAKCGKRFAHRGDLRVHNDRMHQGDLFYTAEQQEPHIGPNPT from the exons atgtctttggaggtgggaggagcctatccccaggtgcatgtctttggaggtgggaggaatcaTTATCCATTAAACGGACTTGGAAAAATGGACGATGTTCGAAGTGCGTTCCACGCCCAGCTGGCCGCGGTCATGGACTCCCTGCTGGCAGCCGCCGTGTGCCAGATCGGCAAGATCTTTGAAAGCAGCCTGTGCGAGCAGCAGGTGGAGCTGGCGCACAAAACCCGGGAGATCTCCATCCTCCTCGGACGGCTGGACCAAGAGGAGAGGAAAGGCGGGGAGGCTGACCACGCTTTGGACACCTCGACAGGAGCAG GGATGCACGCAGAGCCAGATGATGGAAACGACTTCAGTATAAGTGAGCTCAAGACGGAGTTCACATGTCACGATGACCAGGATTTAATAAAGCACACG TCTCCACTGCGAGATTTACCTCACCCACCCTTGGGGTCTTTCATGGTCGAAGTCCCAGAGGGAAGTCCTGTCATTGGAGACCAGAGGAAGACGGGTCCCCTGACTGGCTCACACATCAAAGCCGAAT CGTCTCCCTGGTACCAGGAGAGGCCAATGGCAGACCACCAACCACAACCGGATCAAGCTTCACCCCCATTCCGTTGCTCTCCACCACCTGACCCTAGTCTGGCCCAGCACAGGGACTGGTCATCAGTTTTGGAAGGCACTCGGGGTGAGGCATGTGGTCTGGAGGGCTTGCCGACAAATAGCTTCAGCTGCTCTTCTCCAGCTGGCTCCAGAACTACCACGGACACAACCAAGCTCCGATCCAATACCAGCGCCAAAGAGGATGGCCCTTTTGTGTTCCATGAGAACCAGAACTCCAATCAGAGGTCGGCACATCAGAGTCAACAGGATCAGTCACAGGTTCTCTCTCAATGGGGACGTAGTGGCGACAGGATCGACCCAATTAATTCCAGCAGACAGTCCAATTCCCAGTTGTTGAAAGCTGTACAAGCACACCCACTCAACTTCACCGGAGCTTCCGCCGGAGGAAGCGGGCGACCGTACAACTGCCCGTACTGCACTAAAAGCTTCACCTATCCCTCCCATCATCGCAGACACCTGTTACGCCACACGGGGGTCCGCCTGCACCCCTGTCAGCTCTGCGACAAGAGCTTCCTCACCCCCTCCGAGCTCACCATCCACACTCGCACGCACACCGGCGAGCGGCCCTTTGGTTGCGTCCAGTGCGGCAAGCGCTTTGCCCGCAGCGGCAATCTGAGAGCTCACCAACGAGACGTTCACATGCGGAAAAGACCCTTCGCTTGTGCCAAGTGCGGAAAGAGGTTCGCCCACAGAGGGGACCTGAGGGTGCACAATGACAGGATGCACCAAGGGGATCTGTTCTACACGGCAGAGCAACAGGAACCACACATTGGCCCCAATCCGACTTGA